CGGTGTTTAATTGCTTTTGATATTGGTTTctgttttcttctctctctctctgcactTGGATTACCGAAATTcttatgttattattattggatTATTACATATTTTGCTTTAGGAATCCTCTTCATGTTCTTTTTGATGCATGTTTGTTGGGTAATCagtttgggggaaaaaaaagatacaGAATTTCggaactcttttctttttttctttttttttttttttactgaagaTCAAAACCATGCTTTTTGGTTAAGATTCCATTATAGTAAGGGAATTATTAAAATACATTAAAAGGAACAGTTACTTTTCTTTAATGTATTCCATCTTTGTCTCACAAGGCAACAAGAaagaaacctttttttttttttcacctcattactttcaaattaaaaattgtttaGTGTTGGCCTGTGAGATTAGTAGTTTGTCCCAAGATTCTCAAGCTATGCTGATTAATCAAATATTTGCAAGGATATTTCAAACTCAGAATCTCTTTCCACATTAGTTGTTGATCATAACAACATATGCCCAGAGAAGTTCTATGCACTTTACATATTTATTGCGGTTATATTACTCTGAAATGAAACTTGCTGGCAATAGAATCTCCGAAAGTCCGGAGCCCTTCAGCGAAGGAGGGGTTAAAAGAAGGCAGCAGACTGCCCTCGAACCCAAAAGAAGTCGAGGACTTGCGACGAGATTCGGCCACGAATCCTCTGATTGCATTCACATTTGAAGAACTCAAGACAATTACAGGGAATTTTAGGCAGGATTATGTCTTGGGTGGAGGGGGATTTGGAAGTGTTTATAAAGGATATATCACTGAAGATCTTAGGGAGGGATTTCAACCTCTGCAAGTTGCTGTGAAGGTTCATGATGGTGATAATAGTTTTCAGGGTCACAGGGAGTGGCTGGTATATAACTTTCCTTTGCTAAAttacattctctctctctctctctgtctctctctctctctctctctatatatatatatatatatatatgctttatttATCTGCTTATTTTAGTTAGTAGCAGGCAGCTATTTATTAGTTATGAGATATTTTTGATATCTGTAGGCTGAGGTTATATTCCTTGGGCAACTTTCGCATCCGAATTTGGTGAAACTGGTCGGATACTGTTGCGAAGATGAGCACCGAGTTTTAATATATGAGTTCATGCCTCGGGGTAGCGTGGAATCAAAACTGTTTTCAAGTAATTTCTCTTGTCTGCACTTGCTAGTTGTTGCTTTAAGTAGATTAATTTCTTTTGGAATGGTTTAAAGTGCATATGCTGTGAAACTACAATGATCATTCTACTCGAATTGTGTgattctttttgttgttgttagtAAAAATTTCTTATGTTACCATACTAGCTAGctgtttcactaattttttcaaattgatGTAATTAGTTAACATTTTCGAATTGTTGTGCCTTACGATTACATTGTTTTCTTAATATGTAACTAGGATGCTTAAATGCTAGCATTCCACACACACTAAAAAAAGATGCTTTAATGCTGCCATCGAAATTCATTTTGTGGTCAATGTAGGAACTAACCTTTTATCCGTGATTCTCTAAATGATATTCATCTTCTATTGCCTTACTTTTTGTTCCCTTGTAGGGGTGTTGCTTCCGCTTCCATGGTCCACAAGAATGAAGATTGCATTTGGCGCTGCAAAAGGGCTTGCTTTCCTCCATGAAGCTGAAAAGCCAGTAATATACCGAGATTTTAAAACATCAAATATTTTGCTAGACGAGGTTAGTACGCTGTAGCTACCTTTAAATGTTTTGATGTCTTCGACTAAGTCCCATAACTATGGATAACAACTTTTTTTCGTGGCTCTTCTTTTGTTCAATACCATGCATTGTGTCTATATGTTGTTTGCTGCTTATTTGGTCATTTAGACCTTAGAAGTATCTATTTGTTGACTAGCTCATATTGGTGTTGTCGTGGAGGTAAACCTCTAAAGAAACCAGTGTCTCATCTTTTTCCCACAAAAAGTACTTGGAATGTATATGTAAATGCATAGCATAAGGTCAAAAGTTGCTTCATCTTGCGTTCcattcaaggatttaagtgccgtggcacgggatcgtgccggaaacttgccggcacggtacggcacggtgcgtgccgagccgtgccgatgcgtgccggtaaaaaaaattcttatgtgccgacacataatagcatgaaatatttattttctttagcaacaaaatattctagctatttattatgtctttttatcgcatcttttgaactttattgaggaaattacttactactttaaagaatagagggttttgagctgtgctatCGGCACGGGgtttgtatcgtgccggtattttgttggcacggtggatacggcccgtgctgacgggcacttaaaaccttggttcCATTCATGTATGGAAGAAACTAAAAGGAAATTTCTGGCAACCTTTCAGAAGCTCTGTTAGTGCATCAAAGAAATGGTTATCCCCATTAAATGGGTGAAGTCATTTATTAAATCATAAATACTTTGTACCTTCTATTCCATCGATTTGTAAATAATTCTTATGGTATTCTTTTGCTTTCACAGTTTCACCATTGTAAGCAACACTCTTTAATTTCGTCCCCACAAAAACTATCGTGGTTTTAATGGTTTCGTTGTAGATGCAATGATTGTGCTGTAGCTATAATTGCATTTCTCTTTAAGCACTTATTGCAACATTTTGAACTTATCTTTGTTTAGATCATTTCGCACTTCGTATCCTGCAGTACTCTTGTTGCAATTTCTCTTATTCTTTGGTAACATTTATAGGATTACAATGCAAAACTCTCTGATTTTGGGCTTGCAAAAGATGGGCCAGTAGGTGATAAATCTCATGTTTCTACGCGCATTATGGGAACTTATGGGTACGCAGCCCCAGAATACATCATGACAGGTAGTGTATATGCTTGTGTATTCTCTAGTTTAGAATTTCTGTGTCTTTTGAGTTTTTGGGTTATGGAATGGCCTAAAGAGGTACAGTTCTGTACAGGTTTAGTTCAGTTAGATATTGCTGATAGATGTAATTtgtgttatttaaaatttgaagttccATTAGAGGTtgctgttaaaaaaatatttttgaagtggTCTGTTGAGACAAAAAATAACATGTGACTTGTGTAGCAGTGAACTtttgacacacacacacacatacacacaaaGGAAGGTCTTGAGCTTGGCATATGCTTCATTTGTTACGTTGATTATAGTTCTTGTACCATTCAAAAAGCAAGCAAACTGTGAGGATTCTATTTTTAATTCCTGATGCTACTTGGACAAGCAAATTGGTAAATGAAGTAtcaacataaaaattttagaaacaaGATTTCTTAATTTATCAAAGCTAAATCCGTGAGTAGCTGtacgaaaataaaataaattctgGTGAGGAACATGCTAGATTGCGAGTATATCCCTCTCTTTGAAACAATAACATAGCAACTATGATGACTTGACAGAAATTTGCTGCTTGTAATAAGACATTATCGCCATTTAGATTACTAGAATGCTAAGACACGGATGGACGTTATATCTGATCTGATAACTTTTTTCACTTCCTCCATGTAGGGCATCTGACTGCGATGAGTGATGTTTATAGTTACGGAGTCGTCCTCCTTGAACTACTCACGGGCAGAAAATCGTTGGACAAGTCCCGGCCGGTTCGCGAGCAGACACTCGCAGACTGGGCCTTCCCATTGCTgacccaaaaaaagaaagtgttGAGCATCGTGGATGCTAGGCTTGAAGGCGACTATCCTGTTAAAGCCGTCCACAAGACGGCCATGCTGGCTTACCACTGCCTTAGCCGTAACCCAAAAGCACGGCCTCTTATGCGAGACATCGTAGATTCTTTAGAACCTCTTCAGCAACCTGCAGAGACTTCTGTAGAGGCATCTACAGCTGATGTCAACTAAGTTCCTATCTCAAATGGCTCATGTTTTAGGAAAATCGTTAAAACTTGTTGATCTTGCAGACCAAAAAACATGGGTTTTGGTTTGGATGCTTAGATGCATCCATTGGTTGAAATAGATGCTTTTCTATTTGGTTTGATGTACATGATTTCATTCACACTTCTGTATAATACCTCAGGGTATTTATTCTGCTGACGTTGGGGTTGACGTTGGGGTTGACGTTGGTAACATATAATCTTTCTGGTAGAATATTCTCCGTATATTTTCTCTCCATAAAGCAAACAAAGTAAGCACAAAATATGCAGTTTCTAATGATAAATATCTTGTTATTGAATGGCTTCTCACTTTTGTTGGATCATTGCGTGAGTAGTGCTGACTTTGGCTATGTTACATTGTTATTATATACTTTAAGCAGTGTGAAGATtgtttttggtctttttgccAGTGGTGTTAAGAATGTActaaaccaaattttgtatttcGAAAGCaacaagaaaagagaaaagaaaaagagaaggaaaatctATCTACCTGAAACAAGTTGTAAGTTCCCCAAAAAAATCTGCTATAAATTCAAACTTATAATAGTTATATTTAGGTAAACTTCAGTTTGCCTCCTTGTAGTTaagctcttttttattttaccatcaGCCAACTCTTTTCCCTCCCACATTCacgttcctctctctctctctgttactcatctctctctttctctctcctccaccctcctcccctctctccctctcttagCGGCTACATCAGCTAAGCTCCGAAATTGAAAGAAGCAATGCgcaagaggaagagaagaatcggaaaaatgaaagaacatGAGACTGCGGAAGAGGTTCCAACTGAAATTGGTAGGCCGCGATGTATTTTGCCTTGAATTTCTTTGAATTTGTATGgttctttctttttcatatcttttctttacatttgtATGTTTTCTAAGCGAAAATGATTCgattctattttttctttcattaaaaaaatttattagaggTTGCATTGAATTTGGAGAATCCGAAAACTaacaaaagaaaacagaaaaagagaaaggaaacgGAAAAAGAGAAACGAGAGCCGGGATGGTACACAAGGGCAACACATGATTCTGAATTCACCTCAAGAAGGAGCAGCCAATATTAGTCGAAGCCTGTAAAACATATTCTTTACAGTAACACATTTAGTTAATCACACTATATAATGAATTGATTGAATCTTTAATTGGGTATTATTACTCCAGCGTACCTAAGTGTCCTGTTCAATTCCTATTTGTGTTATGCGACTAAGGTTGAAACCAAAACATGAAGTCAATATAATTACATGatatttaaaacaaaagaatttatcTTCGGTCAAATCAATTCCTATAAAATGGAATAGCTTACCACAATAATTGTTGCAGCACAATAAGTCAGCAACTAATTCGTAGACAaatgacatatatatatcaaatcagAATATCTGTTCCTTATTTTCGCAACTAAAGTAACGAGCCTTCAGTTCCGAGACTCGGGGCGAATCGGACGGCTAGGTTTTCTTTTCTCGCGTATATCACGAGGTGATGAGAACCCGGGCCACAAAACAACAATGGGCCAGGCTGGGCCGGAGCATCTGTTGTGTTGCGTAGCCTGTTCCAACGAGAGCACTGTTACTCCGACGGCCCAACGAGTTCCATCCAAAAACAATCGCCTCCTGCCCCTTTATTATGGTAGCTCCAATCCCTAATCCCTGCAGCCCCAGTCACCCTCCCACCATGAAAAACCCCAAGGCATCATCATCAGGGAAGGGCTCTTCCCAGAAGGCTCCCTCTTCCTTAGgctccggcgccggcggcggcccctccgccgcctccggcaACCGCAAATCTCGGTGGGAGCCCAACGATAAGCCGCCCTCCGACCGCCGCCCTTCAGGCTCCGATTCCAAGCCCCTGAAGCCCAAGGACGAGCCCTCGGGCCCctcatccgccgccgccgccgccgccgccgccgcaacaCCCAATCCCAAGGAGAAGCCGGCGGCGCCGACACCCGTCTCCGGCAACCTCCGGTCTCCCCACTCGGCGGGGCCCCCCTTCCACCTCCCCGACCCCGCCGCCGTCCCGCCGCCCCCGCCTCCGTACGGCTTCCACAACCTCGAGCGCCGCACCATCGTGCTCGCCGACGGCAGCGTCCGCTCCTACTTCGCCCTCCCACCGGatccgccgccggccgccgccgccgccgccgccgccgataaAATGTTCCCCTACCGCCCCCCAATTGCCCGCCCCGGCTTCGGCCACGGCCCGGAGCCAGGCGTGGGGTTAGGGTTCGACCGGCACTATCCCCCGCCCCCTGGAGGGCGATTCAGCCCCGAGGACCACCTGCGCGACCCGCGCTTCGGCCGTGGATCCGGGCCGCAGAACGACTACTGGGCGTCTCTGGGGCTCGACGGCCCTCGGGGCCCTTCCGAGAGCGGGCCATCCTCGCTGAAGAGGAAGTACGGGGAGGACGACGAGCTGGCGTGGAGCAGGAGGCACGTGCTGCTGTACGGGGGCGCCGGTGGAAACCCTCCCGGGCTCCCTCCCGGGGTGGGCGGGGAGCGAGATGATCTCAGGTCGTCGAAGCATGCAAAGTTGGGCGCCGGAGGCTACGAGGGGTTGCCCTCGCGGAGCGCTCGGGTTGATGATGCGCCTGCAGTTCCCTTGGATGTGGATAAGCAGGCTTTGAAGAGGGCATTCCTCAAGTTCTCGAAGACTATCAATGAAAGCTTCTCACAGAAGAAGAATTATTTGGAGAACGGCAAGAATGAGCCTTTGAAGTGCATTGCTTGTGGCAGGTTTGCTTACGTTTGGAagttttcattttatttaactACCGCTATCGCAATGCATGcttgttccttttctttttcttatcgaGATTTTGTTGTGACTTGTTTACATAACTCGGTCGTCTATATAACTCTCTTGATAAACTGATGCAGGAGTCCTGCTATTCTATTTGCGCCAGAGGTTTGCAGTTGTTCTCATTCCGTGCTACGTAGATTAGTTTCCTTGTTTCGTTGGTGCATTTAATCATTAAGTTCAGCTACTATAAGTCGTTCTGCATATTGATGGCATTTGATAGTCCTTTTTCATTAGATTTGGTTagtatattctttttttcttcccatCTTTGCTCTTTGCTTTTTTGTTCTGCTGtcctcgattttttttttttcttctttggctGTTTGTTGTATTTTTCCTTACAGCGCAAATTCGCGCCGATGGTACTAATTTTCTCCGATTTCTTTTATTCTTGTGGGATGATTATGTAATCCTGTGGCCTTTTAATGCGCAAAACCTTCACCTATCTAATATCTTTTGTCTTTTCTGGTAATATT
Above is a genomic segment from Ananas comosus cultivar F153 linkage group 15, ASM154086v1, whole genome shotgun sequence containing:
- the LOC109721269 gene encoding uncharacterized protein LOC109721269 isoform X2, with translation MVAPIPNPCSPSHPPTMKNPKASSSGKGSSQKAPSSLGSGAGGGPSAASGNRKSRWEPNDKPPSDRRPSGSDSKPLKPKDEPSGPSSAAAAAAAAATPNPKEKPAAPTPVSGNLRSPHSAGPPFHLPDPAAVPPPPPPYGFHNLERRTIVLADGSVRSYFALPPDPPPAAAAAAAADKMFPYRPPIARPGFGHGPEPGVGLGFDRHYPPPPGGRFSPEDHLRDPRFGRGSGPQNDYWASLGLDGPRGPSESGPSSLKRKYGEDDELAWSRRHVLLYGGAGGNPPGLPPGVGGERDDLRSSKHAKLGAGGYEGLPSRSARVDDAPAVPLDVDKQALKRAFLKFSKTINESFSQKKNYLENGKNEPLKCIACGRASKDFADVHALIMHAYHSQNADMRVDHLGLHKALCVLMGWNYAKAPENSKAYQLLSPDDSQANREDLILWPPIVIIHNTNLGRRKDGRMEGMGNKEMDNKLKDVLRDR
- the LOC109721269 gene encoding uncharacterized protein LOC109721269 isoform X1, translated to MVAPIPNPCSPSHPPTMKNPKASSSGKGSSQKAPSSLGSGAGGGPSAASGNRKSRWEPNDKPPSDRRPSGSDSKPLKPKDEPSGPSSAAAAAAAAATPNPKEKPAAPTPVSGNLRSPHSAGPPFHLPDPAAVPPPPPPYGFHNLERRTIVLADGSVRSYFALPPDPPPAAAAAAAADKMFPYRPPIARPGFGHGPEPGVGLGFDRHYPPPPGGRFSPEDHLRDPRFGRGSGPQNDYWASLGLDGPRGPSESGPSSLKRKYGEDDELAWSRRHVLLYGGAGGNPPGLPPGVGGERDDLRSSKHAKLGAGGYEGLPSRSARVDDAPAVPLDVDKQALKRAFLKFSKTINESFSQKKNYLENGKNEPLKCIACGRASKDFADVHALIMHAYHSQNADMRVDHLGLHKALCVLMGWNYAKAPENSKAYQLLSPDDSQANREDLILWPPIVIIHNTNLGRRKDGRMEGMGNKEMDNKLKDLGFPGGKSKSLYGKEGHLGVTLVKFANTEAGLKEAERLAEYFEKEGHGRRGWSRAQATLPSGDDDKNPLLVKLNERTGEKKRILYGYLATASDLDKVDFDMKKRASVKSKREFDLSD
- the LOC109721346 gene encoding probable serine/threonine-protein kinase PBL16; amino-acid sequence: MGNCWFRGNSSIHRVSSNAKSESPKVRSPSAKEGLKEGSRLPSNPKEVEDLRRDSATNPLIAFTFEELKTITGNFRQDYVLGGGGFGSVYKGYITEDLREGFQPLQVAVKVHDGDNSFQGHREWLAEVIFLGQLSHPNLVKLVGYCCEDEHRVLIYEFMPRGSVESKLFSRVLLPLPWSTRMKIAFGAAKGLAFLHEAEKPVIYRDFKTSNILLDEDYNAKLSDFGLAKDGPVGDKSHVSTRIMGTYGYAAPEYIMTGHLTAMSDVYSYGVVLLELLTGRKSLDKSRPVREQTLADWAFPLLTQKKKVLSIVDARLEGDYPVKAVHKTAMLAYHCLSRNPKARPLMRDIVDSLEPLQQPAETSVEASTADVN